A section of the Triticum dicoccoides isolate Atlit2015 ecotype Zavitan chromosome 7A, WEW_v2.0, whole genome shotgun sequence genome encodes:
- the LOC119329687 gene encoding zinc finger CCCH domain-containing protein 45-like produces the protein MDDGDGGLSFDFEGGLDTGPAAGGLALSSADAGATGGGGGGDGGGHGRGRGRGSYRQTVCRHWLRGLCMKGEACGFLHQFDKARMPVCRFFRDYGECREPDCAYKHSYDDVKECNMYKMGFCPNGPNCRYKHVKLPGPPPPVEEVLAKILQMRSSNFNKFNQHRNNNYNQQGDRPRPPPGSGLPNQNSTDNASTMQPAAGQQAQTMNQQPQQKQQQVQQQQKPNTNDQVQGVPNGSSNQPTRLATPLPQGSSRYFIVKSCNRENLEISVQQGIWATQRSNEAKLNEAFESMDNVILIFSINRTRNFQGCAKMTSRIGGYIGGGNWKSANGTAHYGRNFSLQWLKLCELSFQKTHHLRNPYNDNLPVKISRDCQELEPFIGEQLASLLYLEPDSELTAMLVAAEAKREEEKAKGVSADEAADNQDIVLFEDNEEEEEEESEEEDENNGQESQGRGRGRGMMWPPQMQMPRGPMMGPRGFPPNMMGDFGGGFGFGMPDPFGMPRGFPPFGGPRFPGDFPRGPMPGMVFPGRPPQPGGMFPMGLEMMMGPGRGPLMGMGGPGRPNRPIGMAPFMPPPPPRPVKRDQRRPGGDNRGDRYETGSDQGSRGHDNNAGNSGADGNRSQSGDRFGRSAFRDDDSESDEEAAPRRSRKR, from the exons atggacgacggcgacggcggtctCAGCTTCGATTTCGAGGGCGGCCTCGACACGGGCCCAGCGGCGGGCGGGCTAGCGCTGTCCTCGGCCGACGCCGGcgcgaccggcggcggcggcggcggagatgggggcgggcacgggcgaggccgcggGCGCGGCAGCTACAGGCAGACGGTGTGCCGGCACTGGCTGCGCGGGCTGTGCATGAAGGGCGAGGCGTGCGGGTTCCTCCACCAGTTCGACAAGGCCCGCATGCCCGTGTGCCGCTTCTTCCGCGACTACGGCGAGTGCCGCGAGCCGGATTGCGCCTACAAGCACTCCTACGACGACGTCAAGGAGTGCAACAT GTATAAGATGGGATTTTGCCCTAATGGCCCAAATTGCCGATACAAGCATGTCAAGTTACCTGGACCACCACCTCCTGTCGAGGAAGTTCTCGCGAAGATTTTGCAGATGCGGTCTTCCAATTTCAACAAGTTTAATCAGCACAGGAACAATAATTATAATCAGCAGGGAGACAGGCCTCGACCTCCACCTGGTTCAGGCTTACCTAACCAAAATTCGACAGACAATGCTTCAACAATGCAACCAGCTGCTGGGCAACAAGCTCAAACAATGAATCAACAGCCCCAACAGAAGCAGCAGCAggtgcagcagcagcagaagccaaATACAAACGACCAGGTTCAAGGTGTTCCAAATGGCTCCTCTAATCAACCCACCAGACTTGCAACACCCCTCCCGCAAGGGTCGTCTAG GTACTTCATTGTTAAGAGTTGCAATCGGGAGAACCTGGAAATATCAGTTCAGCAGGGAATCTGGGCTACTCAAAGGAGTAATGAGGCTAAACTAAATGAAGCTTTTGAATCCATGGACAATGTTATTTTAATATTCTCAATCAATAGAACACGTAATTTCCAG GGTTGTGCAAAGATGACTTCTAGGATTGGTGGCTACATTGGTGGCGGAAACTGGAAATCTGCTAATGGAACAGCACATTATGGTCGGAACTTCTCACTACAGTGGCTTAAG CTTTGCGAATTGTCGTTTCAGAAAACTCATCATCTTCGCAACCCATACAATGACAATCTCCCTGTCAAG ATCAGTCGAGATTGCCAGGAATTAGAACCTTTCATTGGTGAGCAATTGGCTTCTCTGCTTTATCTGGAGCCAGATAGTGAACTTACG GCTATGCTAGTTGCAGCAGAGGCCAAGAGAGAAGAGGAAAAGGCGAAGGGAGTCAGTGCCGACGAAGCAGCTGACAACCAAGATATTGTGCTGTTTGAGgacaatgaagaagaggaggaagaggaaagtgagGAGGAAGACGAAAACAATGGCCAAGAATCCCAGGGAAGGGGTCGGGGAAGGGGAATGATGTGGCCGCCTCAGATGCAGATGCCACGTGGACCAATGATGGGACCGCGCGGCTTCCCTCCCAACATGATGGGCGATTTTGGTGGTGGTTTCGGCTTTGGCATGCCCGATCCGTTCGGCATGCCGCGTGGCTTCCCACCATTCGGTGGCCCAAGGTTCCCCGGTGACTTCCCCAGAGGTCCCATGCCTGGCATGGTCTTCCCCGGAAGGCCTCCGCAGCCCGGCGGCATGTTTCCCATGGGCCTCGAGATGATGATGGGCCCCGGCCGAGGGCCGCTCATGGGAATGGGCGGGCCAGGACGGCCGAACCGCCCCATCGGCATGGCCCCCttcatgccgccgccgccaccccgtccCGTGAAACGGGACCAGAGGAGGCCGGGTGGCGACAACAGGGGTGACAGGTACGAGACAGGGTCTGACCAGGGGAGCAGGGGCCATGACAACAATGCCGGCAACTCCGGAGCAGACGGGAACAGGTCCCAGTCCGGGGACAGGTTTGGCAGGAGCGCCTTCCGGGACGACGacagcgagagcgacgaggaggcggcACCCAGGCGGTCAAGGAAGCGATAG